In Chryseobacterium gleum, a single genomic region encodes these proteins:
- a CDS encoding acyltransferase, translated as MFLIGKLNRILSQIKFNKTKKRLKHFGELNDINPNIRLLYPERISIGSYVYIGPNADINGLGEVEINNGVIIGPNLIIHSANHKFRDSKFIPYDETFEFKKVKIEENVWIGGNVIITPGSQIGEGCIIGAGCVVSGKIPPLSIVVGNPCQVIKTRDAEHYYRLKSEDAIYLKNKLLKNIKPKI; from the coding sequence ATGTTTTTAATTGGAAAATTAAATAGAATTCTCAGTCAGATCAAGTTTAATAAAACCAAAAAAAGATTAAAACATTTTGGTGAGCTGAATGATATAAACCCCAATATAAGATTATTATATCCTGAAAGGATTTCAATTGGTTCCTATGTTTATATTGGCCCTAATGCGGATATAAACGGACTTGGAGAAGTTGAAATAAATAATGGAGTAATTATTGGTCCTAATCTTATCATTCATTCTGCGAATCATAAGTTCAGAGATTCTAAATTCATTCCTTACGATGAAACTTTTGAATTCAAGAAAGTCAAGATTGAAGAAAATGTCTGGATTGGTGGAAATGTAATTATTACCCCTGGAAGTCAGATTGGAGAAGGATGTATCATTGGTGCCGGATGTGTGGTTTCTGGAAAGATACCTCCACTTTCAATTGTGGTAGGAAATCCTTGCCAGGTTATTAAAACAAGAGATGCTGAACATTATTACAGATTAAAATCTGAAGATGCCATTTATTTAAAAAATAAACTGTTAAAAAATATCAAGCCAAAAATATAA
- a CDS encoding polysaccharide pyruvyl transferase family protein has product MNISIKGAYGDSNFGDDLLMIVFEDFIKANIKNTSLNFIGAENNYVSKFLNGSSYNNNQKDDVLVYGGGTQFFSFIEKSTLATKIKNNISKNPVKILKKVFHKISSADNVAVPGFKKAFLGFGLGPFNNNAQAIEFAKNQLKGSLFIGVRDQVSYNYCNDWNIESFLGADVVFSSYFYKHIQNVSKSGDTNKIGIIVRDWDWKNSPADYQEQLIQFVNSNPHLDVTFIVFAKDKDPKWIKRIQNYKSIVWHPETMQIIDFIEILNSFSTFITARYHGAIIAGLLGKKVICVEIEPKLRILTEQIPSFALWDNHFDIGKLNHLLNSELENNHEKSISDLRSKADDMLNQFVKKYNSTFNGE; this is encoded by the coding sequence ATGAATATATCAATAAAAGGAGCTTATGGTGATAGTAATTTTGGCGATGATTTATTAATGATCGTATTTGAGGATTTTATCAAAGCCAATATCAAAAATACATCACTGAACTTTATAGGAGCTGAAAATAATTATGTTTCAAAATTTTTAAACGGATCTTCATATAATAATAATCAGAAAGATGATGTATTGGTGTATGGTGGTGGTACTCAATTTTTTTCTTTTATAGAAAAGTCTACGCTTGCAACCAAAATAAAGAATAATATTTCTAAAAATCCGGTTAAAATATTAAAAAAGGTATTTCATAAAATCAGTTCTGCTGATAATGTAGCAGTACCCGGCTTTAAAAAAGCTTTTCTGGGTTTCGGTTTAGGACCCTTCAATAACAATGCACAGGCGATAGAATTTGCAAAGAACCAGTTAAAAGGATCTTTGTTTATAGGAGTTAGAGATCAGGTTTCTTATAATTACTGTAACGACTGGAATATTGAATCGTTCTTAGGAGCTGATGTGGTTTTTTCATCCTATTTCTACAAACATATTCAAAATGTATCAAAGTCTGGAGATACCAATAAAATAGGAATTATTGTGAGAGACTGGGACTGGAAAAACAGTCCGGCTGATTATCAGGAGCAATTGATCCAATTTGTTAATTCCAATCCGCATCTGGATGTTACATTTATTGTATTTGCAAAAGATAAAGATCCGAAATGGATCAAAAGAATACAGAACTATAAAAGCATAGTCTGGCATCCCGAAACAATGCAGATCATTGATTTTATAGAAATTTTAAACTCATTTTCTACATTTATTACAGCCCGCTACCATGGAGCAATCATTGCCGGGTTGCTGGGGAAAAAGGTTATCTGTGTTGAAATAGAGCCTAAATTAAGAATTCTGACAGAGCAAATTCCTTCATTTGCTTTGTGGGATAATCATTTCGATATCGGAAAGCTTAATCACTTACTCAATTCAGAGTTAGAAAACAATCATGAGAAGTCTATTTCAGATCTGAGATCAAAAGCAGACGATATGCTGAATCAATTTGTAAAAAAATATAACAGTACATTTAATGGAGAATAA